A part of Fundulus heteroclitus isolate FHET01 chromosome 23, MU-UCD_Fhet_4.1, whole genome shotgun sequence genomic DNA contains:
- the LOC105920155 gene encoding protocadherin alpha-8 isoform X2, with protein sequence MRMEQRGHKQRQERGSVVGFVLVVLWWSAASAQLRYSISEEVKGGTAVGNIAKDLGIDKSILKERKYRIVRSDTDPLFDVNQNDGVLYVTRKIDREDVCAQSSRCVINIKTVLENPLEVHYVEVEIMDINDHSPVFSDEDVILEISESALPGARFQLKPAQDPDSGPFSVQHYKLSQNDHFRLEIKDKRNDIKIPILVVQKPLDRETALSHTLILTALDEGKPPKFGNMKILIHVLDINDNAPVFSQKEYTVTLNENVPQGTTVIKVNATDLDQGSNGEVVYSFSNSVSPNILNQFDINSLTGDITVKGVINYEDKDEYEIEIQASDKGFAPLTTEKSVIIKIIDMNDNSPEIEVTSFSSSIPEDSRPGTTVALISVNDLDSGHNGKVICSLKEDVPFSLSPALKDKTFSLVTKSSLDREKKSHYNLIITAKDAGEPPLSSVKIISVVVSDVNDNSPEFLLSPYTFYVTEGNNAGSLLFSVTASDRDENENAHISYRIVRKGSENNELTSFLNINSETGDIMALKSFDFETLKTFRFQVVASDSGTPSLSSNVTVNVFILDQNDNAPVILYPVSSNGSAEGVEEIPRNVNAGHLVTKVRAYDADIGYNGWLLFSLQEVTDHSLFGLDRYTGQIRTLRSFTETDEAEHKLLILVKDNGNVSLSATATVIVKLVEPKEAFAASDVKSAAKDDEDNNVTFYLMITLGSVSVLFIISIIVLIAMQCSKSPDYTSKYLQETNYDGTLCHSIQYRSGDKRYMLVGPRMSIGSTIVPGSHANTLVLPDRRRTSEEE encoded by the coding sequence ATGAGGATGGAACAAAGAGGACACAAGCAGCGCCAGGAGCGGGGATCTGTGGTTGGATTCGTGCTTGTTGTGCTGTGGTGGAGCGCAGCCTCGGCGCAGCTGCGATATTCGATCTCCGAGGAGGTAAAAGGAGGAACTGCGGTTGGAAACATAGCAAAGGATCTGGGGATAGACAAAAGCATACTGAAAGAAAGGAAATATCGGATTGTAAGAAGCGATACGGATCCTCTCTTTGACGTGAATCAAAACGACGGAGTCCTTTATGTGACCCGGAAAATTGACAGAGAGGACGTGTGTGCCCAGAGCAGTCGGTGTGTGATCAACATCAAAACGGTGCTGGAGAATCCATTAGAGGTGCATTATGTGGAAGTGGAAATTATGGATATAAATGACCATTCGCCTGTTTTCTCGGATGAAGATGTAATATTAGAGATTTCAGAGTCAGCGTTACCGGGAGCCCGATTTCAGCTTAAACCGGCACAAGATCCAGACAGCGGCCCGTTTTCCGTGCAGCACTATAAACTCAGCCAAAACGATCATTTTCGCTTGGAGATTAAGGATAAAAGAAACGATATCAAAATTCCAATATTGGTTGTTCAAAAACCTTTAGACAGAGAAACTGCACTGAGCCACACTCTGATCCTAACAGCTCTAGATGAAGGTAAACCTCCGAAATTTGGTAATATGAAAATACTAATACATGTTCTTGACATTAACGACAACGCACCTGTTTTCTCGCAGAAAGAGTATACTGTGACACTAAATGAAAATGTTCCACAGGGAACAACTGTCATAAAGGTGAACGCAACTGATTTGGATCAGGGCTCAAATGGTGAAGTGGTTTATTCGTTCAGTAACAGCGTGAGCCCAAATATACTAAATCAATTTGATATTAATTCATTAACAGGTGATATAACTGTTAAAGGTGTGATAAACTACGAGGATAAAGACGAATATGAAATTGAAATACAAGCGTCAGATAAAGGTTTTGCTCCTCTAACGACAGAGAAAAGCGTGATTATCAAGATTATTGACATGAACGATAATTCACCAGAAATTGAAGTTACTTCATTTTCCAGTTCGATTCCGGAAGATTCCCGACCAGGAACAACAGTGGCTCTTATCAGTGTGAATGACTTAGACTCTGGCCACAATGGAAAAGTAATTTGCTCTCTTAAGGAAGATGTTCCTTTTAGTTTATCACCAGCtctaaaagataaaacattttctctggtCACCAAATCTTCTttggacagagagaaaaaatcACATTATAATCTCATAATAACTGCAAAAGATGCAGGGGAGCCTCCACTGTCATCAGTAAAGATAATTAGCGTTGTAGTGTCAGATGTGAATGACAACAGTCCAGAGTTTTTACTGAGCCCATATACTTTTTATGTAACCGAGGGAAACAATGCAGgctctttgttgttttctgttacaGCTAGTGATcgtgatgaaaatgaaaatgcacATATCTCCTATCGTATTGTCAGAAAGGGAAGTGAGAATAACGAATTGACCTCATTTCTCAACATAAATTCGGAAACTGGAGATATCATGGCTCTAAAAAGTTTCGACTTTGAAACCCTGAAAACATTCCGGTTCCAAGTTGTGGCCTCAGATTCTGGGACTCCGTCCCTGAGCAGCAACGTGACAGTGAACGTGTTCATCCTGGACCAGAACGACAACGCTCCAGTCATCCTGTATCCAGTCAGCTCCaacggttctgctgaaggtgtGGAGGAGATTCCCCGCAATGTGAACGCAGGACACTTGGTGACCAAAGTCAGAGCCTATGACGCTGATATAGGATATAACGGCTGGTTGCTGTTTTCCCTGCAGGAAGTTACTGACCACAGCCTCTTTGGTTTGGACCGCTACACAGGACAGATCAGAACCCTTCGCTCATTCACAGAGACAGACGAGGCTGAGCATAAACTGCTCATCCTGGTCAAAGACAACGGCAACGTTTCCCTCTCAGCAACAGCTACTGTGATTGTCAAGCTGGTGGAGCCCAAAGAGGCTTTTGCAGCTTCTGATGTTAAAAGTGCAGCAAAGGATGATGAGGATAATAATGTGACTTTTTACCTGATGATCACTCTGGGCTCAGTTTCAGTCCTgttcatcatcagcatcatcgtGCTGATAGCAATGCAGTGCTCCAAATCCCCAGACTATACTTCTAAATATCTCCAAGAGACTAATTATGATGGGACCCTGTGTCACAGCATCCAGTACAGATCTGGAGATAAACGGTACATGTTGGTTGGACCCAGGATGAGCATAGGATCTACTATAGTACCTGGAAGTCATGCAAACACACTAGTGCTCCCTGACAGGAGGAGGACGTCTGAGGAG
- the LOC105920155 gene encoding protocadherin alpha-8 isoform X1, which translates to MRMEQRGHKQRQERGSVVGFVLVVLWWSAASAQLRYSISEEVKGGTAVGNIAKDLGIDKSILKERKYRIVRSDTDPLFDVNQNDGVLYVTRKIDREDVCAQSSRCVINIKTVLENPLEVHYVEVEIMDINDHSPVFSDEDVILEISESALPGARFQLKPAQDPDSGPFSVQHYKLSQNDHFRLEIKDKRNDIKIPILVVQKPLDRETALSHTLILTALDEGKPPKFGNMKILIHVLDINDNAPVFSQKEYTVTLNENVPQGTTVIKVNATDLDQGSNGEVVYSFSNSVSPNILNQFDINSLTGDITVKGVINYEDKDEYEIEIQASDKGFAPLTTEKSVIIKIIDMNDNSPEIEVTSFSSSIPEDSRPGTTVALISVNDLDSGHNGKVICSLKEDVPFSLSPALKDKTFSLVTKSSLDREKKSHYNLIITAKDAGEPPLSSVKIISVVVSDVNDNSPEFLLSPYTFYVTEGNNAGSLLFSVTASDRDENENAHISYRIVRKGSENNELTSFLNINSETGDIMALKSFDFETLKTFRFQVVASDSGTPSLSSNVTVNVFILDQNDNAPVILYPVSSNGSAEGVEEIPRNVNAGHLVTKVRAYDADIGYNGWLLFSLQEVTDHSLFGLDRYTGQIRTLRSFTETDEAEHKLLILVKDNGNVSLSATATVIVKLVEPKEAFAASDVKSAAKDDEDNNVTFYLMITLGSVSVLFIISIIVLIAMQCSKSPDYTSKYLQETNYDGTLCHSIQYRSGDKRYMLVGPRMSIGSTIVPGSHANTLVLPDRRRTSEEVGHSLVACFSSHRTCPSTDSHMCSAILL; encoded by the exons ATGAGGATGGAACAAAGAGGACACAAGCAGCGCCAGGAGCGGGGATCTGTGGTTGGATTCGTGCTTGTTGTGCTGTGGTGGAGCGCAGCCTCGGCGCAGCTGCGATATTCGATCTCCGAGGAGGTAAAAGGAGGAACTGCGGTTGGAAACATAGCAAAGGATCTGGGGATAGACAAAAGCATACTGAAAGAAAGGAAATATCGGATTGTAAGAAGCGATACGGATCCTCTCTTTGACGTGAATCAAAACGACGGAGTCCTTTATGTGACCCGGAAAATTGACAGAGAGGACGTGTGTGCCCAGAGCAGTCGGTGTGTGATCAACATCAAAACGGTGCTGGAGAATCCATTAGAGGTGCATTATGTGGAAGTGGAAATTATGGATATAAATGACCATTCGCCTGTTTTCTCGGATGAAGATGTAATATTAGAGATTTCAGAGTCAGCGTTACCGGGAGCCCGATTTCAGCTTAAACCGGCACAAGATCCAGACAGCGGCCCGTTTTCCGTGCAGCACTATAAACTCAGCCAAAACGATCATTTTCGCTTGGAGATTAAGGATAAAAGAAACGATATCAAAATTCCAATATTGGTTGTTCAAAAACCTTTAGACAGAGAAACTGCACTGAGCCACACTCTGATCCTAACAGCTCTAGATGAAGGTAAACCTCCGAAATTTGGTAATATGAAAATACTAATACATGTTCTTGACATTAACGACAACGCACCTGTTTTCTCGCAGAAAGAGTATACTGTGACACTAAATGAAAATGTTCCACAGGGAACAACTGTCATAAAGGTGAACGCAACTGATTTGGATCAGGGCTCAAATGGTGAAGTGGTTTATTCGTTCAGTAACAGCGTGAGCCCAAATATACTAAATCAATTTGATATTAATTCATTAACAGGTGATATAACTGTTAAAGGTGTGATAAACTACGAGGATAAAGACGAATATGAAATTGAAATACAAGCGTCAGATAAAGGTTTTGCTCCTCTAACGACAGAGAAAAGCGTGATTATCAAGATTATTGACATGAACGATAATTCACCAGAAATTGAAGTTACTTCATTTTCCAGTTCGATTCCGGAAGATTCCCGACCAGGAACAACAGTGGCTCTTATCAGTGTGAATGACTTAGACTCTGGCCACAATGGAAAAGTAATTTGCTCTCTTAAGGAAGATGTTCCTTTTAGTTTATCACCAGCtctaaaagataaaacattttctctggtCACCAAATCTTCTttggacagagagaaaaaatcACATTATAATCTCATAATAACTGCAAAAGATGCAGGGGAGCCTCCACTGTCATCAGTAAAGATAATTAGCGTTGTAGTGTCAGATGTGAATGACAACAGTCCAGAGTTTTTACTGAGCCCATATACTTTTTATGTAACCGAGGGAAACAATGCAGgctctttgttgttttctgttacaGCTAGTGATcgtgatgaaaatgaaaatgcacATATCTCCTATCGTATTGTCAGAAAGGGAAGTGAGAATAACGAATTGACCTCATTTCTCAACATAAATTCGGAAACTGGAGATATCATGGCTCTAAAAAGTTTCGACTTTGAAACCCTGAAAACATTCCGGTTCCAAGTTGTGGCCTCAGATTCTGGGACTCCGTCCCTGAGCAGCAACGTGACAGTGAACGTGTTCATCCTGGACCAGAACGACAACGCTCCAGTCATCCTGTATCCAGTCAGCTCCaacggttctgctgaaggtgtGGAGGAGATTCCCCGCAATGTGAACGCAGGACACTTGGTGACCAAAGTCAGAGCCTATGACGCTGATATAGGATATAACGGCTGGTTGCTGTTTTCCCTGCAGGAAGTTACTGACCACAGCCTCTTTGGTTTGGACCGCTACACAGGACAGATCAGAACCCTTCGCTCATTCACAGAGACAGACGAGGCTGAGCATAAACTGCTCATCCTGGTCAAAGACAACGGCAACGTTTCCCTCTCAGCAACAGCTACTGTGATTGTCAAGCTGGTGGAGCCCAAAGAGGCTTTTGCAGCTTCTGATGTTAAAAGTGCAGCAAAGGATGATGAGGATAATAATGTGACTTTTTACCTGATGATCACTCTGGGCTCAGTTTCAGTCCTgttcatcatcagcatcatcgtGCTGATAGCAATGCAGTGCTCCAAATCCCCAGACTATACTTCTAAATATCTCCAAGAGACTAATTATGATGGGACCCTGTGTCACAGCATCCAGTACAGATCTGGAGATAAACGGTACATGTTGGTTGGACCCAGGATGAGCATAGGATCTACTATAGTACCTGGAAGTCATGCAAACACACTAGTGCTCCCTGACAGGAGGAGGACGTCTGAGGAG GTAGGACATTCACTTGTGGCTTGTTTCAGTTCTCACAGAACATGTCCTTCAACTGATTCCCATATGTGTAGTGCTATTCTGTtgtaa